Proteins encoded within one genomic window of Glycine soja cultivar W05 chromosome 1, ASM419377v2, whole genome shotgun sequence:
- the LOC114424558 gene encoding uncharacterized protein LOC114424558, with translation MKQLRSFLGLVGYYRRFVSQYGTIAKPLTDMLKKDNFSWSSTTKEAFQELKQRLVAAPVLALPDFSKEFVVEVDASGLGLGVVLMQNHHPISFISRSLNKQQQSLSTYEKKLLAVVPMATPLTSPPPPTVASESPSTLKQTRKATRLRSLVTRSPGAERPVVQVDPVTGKADGPHKKKLRTYLGIVRDKVDVTYETWKEQGEIGPVLSEPHRPLLGGCAEKGIGHPEAKHRPPRVVS, from the exons ATGAAGCAATTGAGGAGTTTCTTGGGTCTTGTCGGTTATTACAGAAGGTTTGTAAGTCAATATGGTACAATTGCAAAACCCTTGACTGATATGTTGAAAAAGGATAATTTTAGTTGGTCTTCTACAACAAAAGAAGCATTTCAGGAATTGAAGCAAAGGTTAGTAGCAGCACCAGTTTTGGCCCTACCAGACTTTTCTAAGGAATTTGTAGTGGAGGTGGATGCTTCTGGCCTAGGCTTAGGTGTTGTGTTAATGCAGAATCACCACCCAATTTCCTTCATCAGTAGAAGTTTGAACAAGCAGCAACAGTCCTTGTCAACATATGAGAAAAAGCTATTGGCAGTTGT gcCCATGGCTACTCCACTTACctcgcctcctcctcctacAGTAGCATCAGAGTCTCCGTCTACCTTGAAGCAGACACGCAAAGCCACACGGCTACGATCCTTGGTCACTAGATCACCTGGGGCAGAGAGACCAGTGGTACAGGTTGATCCTGTGACTGGGAAGGCtgacggtccccacaagaaaaaattaagaacatatttggggattgttcGTGATAAGGTCGACGTGACATATGAGACTTGGAAGGAA caaggagaaattGGCCCAGTTTTGTCAGAACCGCATAGACCCCTCCtgggag gatgtgcggaAAAAGGCATAGGCCATCCTGAAGCAAAACACCGCCCCCCACGTGTTGTCTCGTGA